The Lycium ferocissimum isolate CSIRO_LF1 chromosome 10, AGI_CSIRO_Lferr_CH_V1, whole genome shotgun sequence genome window below encodes:
- the LOC132032438 gene encoding fe(2+) transport protein 1-like, with translation MAMQVLELGIIVHSVVIGLSMGASDNPCTIRPLVAAICFHQLFEGMGLGGCILQAEYGMKMKAILVFFFSLTTPFGIALGIGLSNVYSENSPTALIVVGLLNACSGGLLNYMALVDLLAADFMGTKLQNNMKLQSWAYLAVLLRAGGMSVMAIWA, from the exons ATGGCAATGCAGGTTTTGGAGCTTGGAATTATTGTGCACTCCGTAGTGATAGGGCTATCCATGGGAGCATCTGATAATCCATGTACAATTAGGCCACTTGTAGCTGCTATTTGCTTCCATCAACTTTTTGAAGGAATGGGCCTAGGAGGTTGCATCCTCCAg GCGGAATATGGTATGAAGATGAAAGCAATCCTGGTGTTCTTTTTCTCATTAACAACACCATTTGGGATAGCACTTGGAATAGGTTTATCAAATGTGTATAGTGAGAATAGTCCAACAGCACTCATAGTGGTGGGATTGCTAAATGCATGTTCAGGAGGTCTGTTGAATTATATGGCATTGGTGGATCTCCTTGCAGCTGATTTTATGGGAACCAAATTGCAGAATAATATGAAGCTTCAATCATGGGCTTATCTTGCTGTTTTATTAAGGGCTGGTGGCATGTCTGTCATGGCTATATGGGCGTAA
- the LOC132032436 gene encoding zinc finger CCCH domain-containing protein 22-like isoform X1: MDTYEATKTVLSRIQSIDPENASKIMGCILIQDQGDKEMIRLAFGPENHLISVINQAKTRLGLSSNTSSAPYPFQQSSPRMIPNNNGGNVFDQLSSSFDDSIVFVEENNRQQNQLFQHRRSCSVNDVFLGGGSNDRTPYCMYYARGFCKNGNNCNFMHGDESNIECFDEFLRVKALQQQQMQQQRFMATSGGRHPFGYNRCMSIYNDNQRSAAAALMISDEFHKHGRSLPDRNEFSAMALGGNSNSSSRQIYLTFPADSTFKEEDVSNYFSMYGPVQDVRIPYQQKRMFGFVTFVYAETVKLILAKGNPHFVCDSRVLVKPYKEKGKIPDKKQLHLQQQPIDREEFSACLSPSGLESRELYDIPFGTRMFYNPHEMMLRRKMEQDAELQQAIELQGRRLMNLQLMKNHHHNNHLQPSVSPGVPSPEFQNNQGFVYSSNDINQEDLAENNSVQEPTKPPANAADDNQEMPHTSNKNGSCGKEQTSNADDSDPLESSLDHILPDNLFTSPTKSAAEQHVELENLVESFTSSKSPLAV, from the exons ATGGATACATATGAAGCAACAAAAACAGTGTTATCAAGAATCCAAAGTATAGATCCAGAAAACGCATCAAAAATCATGGGTTGTATATTAATACAAGACCAAGGTGATAAAGAGATGATAAGACTAGCATTTGGTCCAGAAAATCATTTAATTTCAGTTATAAACCAAGCAAAAACTCGTTTAGGACTTTCATCAAACACTTCATCTGCACCTTACCCATTTCAACAATCTTCCCCTAGAATGATACCAAACAACAATGGTGGGAATGTTTTTGATCAGTTGTCATCATCTTTTGATGATTCTATTGTTTTTGTTGAGGAAAACAATAGACAACAAAACCAGTTGTTTCAACATCGTAGGAGTTGTTCAGTTAATGATGTTTTTCTTGGTGGTGGGTCAAATGATAGGACTCCTTATTGCATGTATTATGCAAGAGGGTTTTGCAAGAATGGAAATAATTGTAATTTTATGCATGGCGATGAGTCTAATATTGAGTGTTTTGATGAGTTTTTGCGTGTTAAAGCGTTACAACAGCAGCAAATGCAGCAACAGAGATTTATGGCTACTTCTGGTGGGCGTCATCCATTTGGTTATAACAGATGCATGAGTATTTACAATGATAAtcaaag ATCGGCTGCAGCAGCATTAATGATAAGTGATGAGTTCCACAAACATGGCCGATCCTTACCCGACAGAAATGAGTTTTCAGCAATGGCGCTGGGTGGAAATTCGAATTCTAGTTCGAGACAGATTTACTTGACGTTTCCTGCTGATAGCACATTTAAGGAGGAGGATGTGTCCAATTACTTTAG tatgTACGGGCCAGTGCAAGATGTTAGAATTCCATATCAGCAGAAGCGAATGTTTGGATTTGTTACTTTCGTCTACGCAGAAACTGTGAAGCTTATCTTGGCCAAAGGGAACCCTCATTTCGTGTGTGATTCTCGCGTGCTTGTTAAACCAtacaaagaaaagggaaaaatccCAGACAA GAAGCAACTTCACCTACAGCAGCAGCCTATTGATAGAGAAGAGTTCTCAGCATGTTTAAGCCCCTCGGGGCTTGAGTCTAGGGAGCTCTATGACATTCCCTTTG GAACAAGGATGTTTTATAATCCGCACGAGATGATGTTGAGAAGAAAAATGGAGCAGGATGCTGAATTGCAGCAAGCGATTGAGCTTCAAGGCAGAAGGTTAATGAATTTGCAACTGATGAAGAACCATCATCACAATAATCACCTTCAACCTAGCGTCTCTCCAGGTGTTCCATCTCCTGAGTTTCAAAACAATCAGGGTTTTGTTTATTCGTCTAATGACATCAACCAAGAAGACCTAGCAG AAAATAACAGTGTCCAGGAACCCACCAAACCCCCAGCTAATGCAGCTGATGACAATCAGGAGATGCCACATACAAGTAACAAAAATGGCAGTTGCGGCAAGGAACAGACCTCGAATGCTGATGACTCTGATCCTCTAGAaag CAGCTTGGACCACATCCTTCCTGATAACCTATTTACTTCTCCTACTAAATCAGCTGCAGAACAACATGTTGAACTTG AAAATTTGGTAGAATCATTTACAAGTAGTAAAAGTCCTCTAGCTGTATAG
- the LOC132032436 gene encoding zinc finger CCCH domain-containing protein 22-like isoform X2, giving the protein MDTYEATKTVLSRIQSIDPENASKIMGCILIQDQGDKEMIRLAFGPENHLISVINQAKTRLGLSSNTSSAPYPFQQSSPRMIPNNNGGNVFDQLSSSFDDSIVFVEENNRQQNQLFQHRRSCSVNDVFLGGGSNDRTPYCMYYARGFCKNGNNCNFMHGDESNIECFDEFLRVKALQQQQMQQQRFMATSGGRHPFGYNRCMSIYNDNQRSAAAALMISDEFHKHGRSLPDRNEFSAMALGGNSNSSSRQIYLTFPADSTFKEEDVSNYFSMYGPVQDVRIPYQQKRMFGFVTFVYAETVKLILAKGNPHFVCDSRVLVKPYKEKGKIPDKKQLHLQQQPIDREEFSACLSPSGLESRELYDIPFGTRMFYNPHEMMLRRKMEQDAELQQAIELQGRRLMNLQLMKNHHHNNHLQPSVSPGVPSPEFQNNQGFVYSSNDINQEDLAENNSVQEPTKPPANAADDNQEMPHTSNKNGSCGKEQTSNADDSDPLESLDHILPDNLFTSPTKSAAEQHVELENLVESFTSSKSPLAV; this is encoded by the exons ATGGATACATATGAAGCAACAAAAACAGTGTTATCAAGAATCCAAAGTATAGATCCAGAAAACGCATCAAAAATCATGGGTTGTATATTAATACAAGACCAAGGTGATAAAGAGATGATAAGACTAGCATTTGGTCCAGAAAATCATTTAATTTCAGTTATAAACCAAGCAAAAACTCGTTTAGGACTTTCATCAAACACTTCATCTGCACCTTACCCATTTCAACAATCTTCCCCTAGAATGATACCAAACAACAATGGTGGGAATGTTTTTGATCAGTTGTCATCATCTTTTGATGATTCTATTGTTTTTGTTGAGGAAAACAATAGACAACAAAACCAGTTGTTTCAACATCGTAGGAGTTGTTCAGTTAATGATGTTTTTCTTGGTGGTGGGTCAAATGATAGGACTCCTTATTGCATGTATTATGCAAGAGGGTTTTGCAAGAATGGAAATAATTGTAATTTTATGCATGGCGATGAGTCTAATATTGAGTGTTTTGATGAGTTTTTGCGTGTTAAAGCGTTACAACAGCAGCAAATGCAGCAACAGAGATTTATGGCTACTTCTGGTGGGCGTCATCCATTTGGTTATAACAGATGCATGAGTATTTACAATGATAAtcaaag ATCGGCTGCAGCAGCATTAATGATAAGTGATGAGTTCCACAAACATGGCCGATCCTTACCCGACAGAAATGAGTTTTCAGCAATGGCGCTGGGTGGAAATTCGAATTCTAGTTCGAGACAGATTTACTTGACGTTTCCTGCTGATAGCACATTTAAGGAGGAGGATGTGTCCAATTACTTTAG tatgTACGGGCCAGTGCAAGATGTTAGAATTCCATATCAGCAGAAGCGAATGTTTGGATTTGTTACTTTCGTCTACGCAGAAACTGTGAAGCTTATCTTGGCCAAAGGGAACCCTCATTTCGTGTGTGATTCTCGCGTGCTTGTTAAACCAtacaaagaaaagggaaaaatccCAGACAA GAAGCAACTTCACCTACAGCAGCAGCCTATTGATAGAGAAGAGTTCTCAGCATGTTTAAGCCCCTCGGGGCTTGAGTCTAGGGAGCTCTATGACATTCCCTTTG GAACAAGGATGTTTTATAATCCGCACGAGATGATGTTGAGAAGAAAAATGGAGCAGGATGCTGAATTGCAGCAAGCGATTGAGCTTCAAGGCAGAAGGTTAATGAATTTGCAACTGATGAAGAACCATCATCACAATAATCACCTTCAACCTAGCGTCTCTCCAGGTGTTCCATCTCCTGAGTTTCAAAACAATCAGGGTTTTGTTTATTCGTCTAATGACATCAACCAAGAAGACCTAGCAG AAAATAACAGTGTCCAGGAACCCACCAAACCCCCAGCTAATGCAGCTGATGACAATCAGGAGATGCCACATACAAGTAACAAAAATGGCAGTTGCGGCAAGGAACAGACCTCGAATGCTGATGACTCTGATCCTCTAGAaag CTTGGACCACATCCTTCCTGATAACCTATTTACTTCTCCTACTAAATCAGCTGCAGAACAACATGTTGAACTTG AAAATTTGGTAGAATCATTTACAAGTAGTAAAAGTCCTCTAGCTGTATAG